In a single window of the Gossypium hirsutum isolate 1008001.06 chromosome D02, Gossypium_hirsutum_v2.1, whole genome shotgun sequence genome:
- the LOC107899873 gene encoding uncharacterized protein, producing the protein MDDDLKNIKLSIPSFQGKFDRKAYLEWEKKIELVFDCHNYSKIKKVKLAVIEFSDYAMIWWDQLTTSRRRNGERPISTWAKIKAVMRRRFIPSYYHRKLYQKLQNLTQGSRSVEDYYKKMEIAMIRADVQENHEATMARFLPGLNRDIANVVELQHYIEIVYIVHMAIMVEKPLKRKGTEELEDEPETVSNNEEAVEHALDGELIVVKRSLSIQSVKDEQQQENIFHTCCQVQGKLCSVIIDGGSCTSVASTLMVEKLNLPTTKHPNPYKIQWLNDGRELKVTKQVLVSFSIGKYCDEVLCDVAPMHAGHLLLGRPLKFDRRVMHDGYSNRYSFKYMERNVTLAPLTPKQAYEDQIKLKNSDFQDVFPDEVPSGLPPLCGIEHQIDFVPGAVILNRLAF; encoded by the exons ATGGATGACGACTTGAAGAACATTAAACTTTCCATTCCATCTTTCCAAGGAAAATTCGATCGGAAAGcctacttggagtgggaaaaaaagattgaattggttTTTGATTGTCACAATTATTCCAagatcaaaaaggtgaagttggcaGTCATAGAGTTCTCCGATTATGCCATGatttggtgggatcaactcaccaCGAGCCGGAGAAGGAATGGGGAACGGCCAATATCCACTTGGGCCAAAATAAAAGCTGTGATGCGACGACGTTTCATTCCATCCTACTATCATCGGAAACTctatcaaaaacttcaaaatctcactcaaggttcaAGAAGTGTTGAAGATTACTATAAAAAGATGGAGATTGCAATGATTCGTGCCGATGTCCAAGAAAATCATGAAGCAACGATGGCGCGTTTCCTTCCTGGTCTCAATCGAGACATCGCCAATGTTGTGGAGCTGCAACATTACATTGAAATTGTATACATAGTGCATATGGCCATTATGGTGGAGAAGCCACTCAAGCGAAAGGGCACC GAAGAACTTGAAGATGAGCCCGAAACCGTTTCTAACAATGAAGAAGCAGTTGAACATGCTCTTGATGGAGAACTCATTGTAGTTAAAAGGAGCCTAAGTATTCAAAGTGTCAAAGATGAACAACAACAagagaacatcttccatactTGTTGTCAGGTTCAAGGAAAACTTTGTAGCGTCATTatcgatggaggaagttgtacgaGCGTGGCgagcactctcatggtggaaaaACTAAATCTACCGACCACCAAGCATCCAAATCCGTACAAAATCCAATGGCTCAATGATGGAAGAGAGCTAAAGGTGACCAAGCAAGTTCTAGTTTCATTCTCCATTGGAAAATATTGTGACGAGGTACTATGCGATGTTGCTCCAATGCATGCGGGTCACTTGCTACTTGGCCGTCCGTTGAAATTTGATCGGCGAGTTATGCACGATGGCTACTCCAACCGTTATTCCTTCAAGTACATGGAAAGGAATGTGACATTAGCTCCGTTGACACCAAAGCAAGCTTACGAGGACCAAATCAAGCTGAAAAATTCT GATTTCCAAGACGTCTTTCCGGATGAGGTGCCAAGTGGGTTGCCACCACTTTGTGGGATTGAGCACCAAATTGATTTTGTGCCTGGAGCCGTTATTCTGAACCGACTAGCATTCTGA